The sequence TGAGATTTCGCTGTGTCTGTCTAATGGCTTGAGGGAACGCACGTTCACAGGAATATCCAAGGCGCCGTACTAAGCCGACCGCGAAGGAGGGCTATGCCAAACTAAAATCTGTGGGATTTTCAGAAAGTGTGCGTCCGTCGTGATCACCACCAGCCCATACTGCATCGCAGACGCGGCAATCCAGATGTCGTTCGTGGGAATCGGGGTCCCCGCATTCCACAATGCATTGAGCATCACCGCATGGCGTTCGGCAGTTTCCTCATCGATTGTCACAGCTGAGACTCGGGGCGACGCGAGAAACTGACGCAAGCGCGCTTCATTTTTCGGCTGCATACGACCCCGCAGAAATCCAGCCCGCAATTCTCCAAGGACCACGGCATTGACGTAAATGGCATCGACAGTCTGAAGCATCTCTTTGACCGTTGGATCGCCTCGCATGAAGGCGGAGTAGGCTGACGTATCGAGCATCACTCGACTCATCTCCACATCTCCACATCAACTCCTCGTTGCTTCGCCAACGCCCGATCAAAGGCCTCAGCTTCCGGCTTGCTCCAAGACCCAGCCAGTTCATCGAGGTCATGGTATTGGCGAACCGTTTTCCGTTCTGACTCGCCGAGATGATCTTGCAAGAGACCGATTACCACCTTATTCACGCTCACGCCTTTTTTCTTCGCCCGTTCACGAATCGTGCGATCCAACTTGGGAGGAAGATTTCTTAAGGTGACGGCTTTCATCACACCTCCATCTGCATCACATCATGCATCATGACGATGCATCACGATAGTACTGCGCGAGGCGTTCGTCAATGATCTGGTACCGTGTAGTGGAAACTTAGGGTCAAGTCTTGTTATCGGCGTGCAATGAATCAATCGTATGACTTGCATGCTCGGACCGTCCGATAAACGGGGACATTCTCAATTTTCGAGCAGGTACAGACTTCGTTTCTCGCCCCTCCAAGTTATGTAGAGCTTCATGGCCAAGTCGTCCTCGATTATCTCCAGCTTATCACTCGGCGCATAGCGTTTCAGGAGTGGAAACTTAGGGTCACGTCTTGTTTTATGCATGCGATGGATCAGTCTCATGACTCGCATGCCGGGACCGTCGTCTGTTCTTTCAAGC is a genomic window of Candidatus Nitrospira kreftii containing:
- a CDS encoding hypothetical protein (conserved protein of unknown function) produces the protein MKAVTLRNLPPKLDRTIRERAKKKGVSVNKVVIGLLQDHLGESERKTVRQYHDLDELAGSWSKPEAEAFDRALAKQRGVDVEMWR
- a CDS encoding Ribonuclease VapC; translated protein: MSRVMLDTSAYSAFMRGDPTVKEMLQTVDAIYVNAVVLGELRAGFLRGRMQPKNEARLRQFLASPRVSAVTIDEETAERHAVMLNALWNAGTPIPTNDIWIAASAMQYGLVVITTDAHFLKIPQILVWHSPPSRSA